The following are encoded in a window of Kineosporia sp. NBRC 101731 genomic DNA:
- the dapF gene encoding diaminopimelate epimerase, whose translation MTTFAKGHGTENDFVLLDDPDGKLDLTPELIRHLSDRRAGLGADGVIRVVRSAAAGQDVAGEWFMDYWNSDGSAAEMCGNGSRVFVAHLLRRGWITLGEGDEVLITTRGGVMPVKRRGDLFTIDLGAWRVAGGPAAVTAGSDVTVTFPGMPPLPGLSIALSNPHVVVALPDVETLEALDLTVAPIVEPAPPNGTNVEIVVPLHDQSVRSELGHLKMRVHERGSGETRSCGTGTVAAALAARAWGANLAPDHWRIDVLGGTLYVDTEGTASEGDSAKLSGPAVIVAEGELV comes from the coding sequence GTGACGACGTTCGCGAAGGGCCATGGCACCGAGAACGACTTCGTGCTGCTCGACGACCCCGACGGCAAGCTCGACCTGACCCCTGAGCTGATCCGGCACCTCAGTGACCGCCGGGCCGGGCTCGGCGCGGACGGTGTCATCCGGGTTGTCCGGAGCGCGGCGGCCGGGCAGGACGTGGCCGGTGAGTGGTTCATGGACTACTGGAACTCTGACGGCAGCGCCGCCGAGATGTGCGGCAACGGCAGCCGGGTGTTCGTGGCGCATCTGCTGCGCCGGGGCTGGATCACGCTCGGCGAAGGTGATGAAGTGCTCATCACGACGCGCGGCGGGGTGATGCCGGTCAAGCGCCGGGGCGACCTGTTCACCATCGACCTCGGCGCGTGGCGGGTCGCCGGGGGCCCGGCCGCGGTCACGGCCGGCAGCGACGTGACCGTCACTTTCCCCGGGATGCCGCCCCTGCCTGGGCTTTCCATCGCACTGAGCAACCCGCACGTGGTGGTCGCGCTGCCCGACGTCGAGACGCTCGAAGCCCTCGACCTGACCGTGGCACCGATCGTCGAGCCCGCGCCGCCGAACGGTACGAACGTCGAGATCGTGGTGCCGCTGCACGACCAGAGCGTGCGTTCCGAGCTGGGCCACCTGAAGATGCGCGTGCACGAACGCGGTTCCGGCGAAACCCGTTCCTGCGGAACCGGAACCGTGGCGGCCGCGCTCGCCGCCCGGGCCTGGGGCGCCAACCTGGCCCCTGACCACTGGCGCATCGATGTGCTGGGAGGAACTCTCTACGTCGACACTGAGGGCACGGCCAGCGAGGGCGATTCGGCCAAGCTGTCCGGCCCCGCCGTCATCGTGGCCGAGGGCGAACTGGTCTGA
- the miaA gene encoding tRNA (adenosine(37)-N6)-dimethylallyltransferase MiaA, with translation MDGPARNRLTVAVVGATATGKSDLALDLAEALNGEVINADAMQLYRGMDIGTAKLPAGERRGVPHHLLDVLDVTQEASLAAYQRDARAARDDILARGKVPILAGGSGLYVRAVLDQLEIPPTDPKVRLRLEREAESAGAPEMHRRLAEQDPAAAIAILPGNVRRIVRALEVIELTGRPFSATLPRPEYDVPAVQIGLMAPREELDDRIAARVVRMWSDGLVEETVRLVSEGLLDGKTAPRALGYAQVLRMLDGEMDEVEAQVDTVNTTRKFARRQESWFRRDDRVTWLPYDAADLRERALAAVTGPRSLTP, from the coding sequence CTGGACGGCCCGGCCCGGAATCGGCTGACCGTCGCGGTGGTCGGTGCCACGGCCACCGGAAAGTCAGATTTGGCACTGGATCTTGCCGAGGCGCTGAACGGTGAGGTGATCAACGCCGACGCCATGCAGTTGTACCGGGGCATGGACATCGGTACGGCCAAGCTCCCGGCCGGTGAGCGGCGAGGAGTTCCGCACCACCTGCTCGACGTTCTCGATGTCACCCAGGAGGCCAGTCTCGCGGCCTACCAGCGGGACGCCCGGGCCGCCCGGGACGACATCCTGGCGCGGGGCAAGGTGCCGATCCTGGCCGGAGGCTCCGGGCTGTACGTGCGCGCGGTGCTCGACCAGCTCGAGATCCCGCCGACCGACCCGAAGGTCCGGCTGCGGCTGGAACGGGAGGCCGAGAGCGCCGGTGCCCCGGAGATGCACCGCCGTCTCGCCGAGCAGGACCCAGCGGCGGCAATCGCGATCCTGCCGGGCAACGTCCGGCGCATCGTGCGTGCGCTGGAGGTGATCGAGCTGACCGGCCGCCCGTTCAGCGCGACGCTGCCACGGCCCGAGTACGACGTGCCCGCCGTACAGATCGGCCTGATGGCACCACGGGAGGAACTCGACGACCGGATCGCGGCCCGGGTCGTGCGGATGTGGAGTGACGGGCTGGTCGAGGAAACAGTGCGCCTGGTCTCTGAGGGGCTACTGGACGGGAAGACCGCCCCGCGGGCGCTCGGCTACGCCCAGGTGCTGCGGATGCTCGACGGGGAGATGGACGAGGTGGAGGCCCAGGTCGACACCGTGAACACGACGCGTAAGTTCGCCCGGCGGCAGGAGTCCTGGTTCCGTCGCGACGACCGCGTCACCTGGTTGCCGTACGACGCGGCCGATCTGCGCGAGCGGGCGCTGGCGGCCGTCACCGGCCCGCGTAGCCTTACCCCGTGA
- a CDS encoding methyltransferase, producing MTSESSEAPAEGAHYFRTPKETTHRRDVEIMLAGRELTVTTAGGVFSGDRIDLGTRVLLREVPPPPPEGEILDLGCGWGPITLSAALLAPRACVWAVDVNELALELTVLNARRAKVANVRTATPDQVPDDVRFAAIWSNPPIRIGKTELHAMLLHWLPRLLPEASAHLVVQRNLGADSLQGWLQTQLPSGWTVVRAGSAKGYRVLRVTAPASN from the coding sequence ATGACCAGCGAATCTTCTGAAGCGCCCGCCGAGGGCGCCCACTATTTCCGAACGCCGAAAGAGACCACCCACCGGCGGGACGTCGAGATCATGCTCGCCGGGCGTGAACTCACCGTCACCACGGCCGGTGGTGTGTTCAGCGGCGACCGTATCGATCTCGGCACGCGGGTGCTGCTACGTGAGGTCCCGCCTCCTCCGCCCGAGGGCGAGATCCTGGACCTCGGGTGCGGTTGGGGCCCGATCACGCTCAGCGCGGCCCTGCTCGCGCCGCGGGCCTGCGTGTGGGCCGTCGACGTGAACGAGCTGGCCCTGGAGCTGACGGTGCTCAACGCCCGCCGGGCCAAGGTGGCCAACGTGCGCACGGCCACGCCCGATCAGGTGCCCGACGACGTGCGGTTCGCGGCAATCTGGTCGAACCCGCCGATCCGGATCGGCAAGACCGAACTGCACGCGATGCTGTTGCACTGGCTCCCCCGCCTGCTGCCCGAGGCCTCCGCGCACCTGGTGGTGCAGCGCAACCTCGGCGCCGACTCCCTGCAGGGCTGGCTGCAGACGCAGCTCCCGTCCGGCTGGACGGTCGTGCGGGCCGGGAGCGCGAAGGGTTACCGGGTCCTGCGGGTCACCGCTCCTGCGTCGAATTAA